The Tissierella sp. genome segment TTGGATCCTTCTCCATAGAGTCCCCTTACAGTTAACCCTATTTTTCTCAATGCCTCTATAATAGAGTTTAGATGGCCTGTCATGGCTACACAAGGAAGATGAACCATTACGGAAGCCCTAAGACCTGTACCCACATTAGTAGGACATGATGTTAAATATCCAAATCTCTCATGGAAAGCATAATCTATTTTTGCCTCTAAATAATCATCTATTTCTGAACAAGTTTTCCATCCTTCTTCAATATCTAATCCAGATAATAGTACTTGTATCCTAATATGATCTTCCTCATTTATCATTATAGTTGCCTTTTCATCTTCCCTTAAAAGAAAACTACTATTTTTTGTTAATTGCGTTAGCCCAGGGCTTATTAAATGTTCTTCAACGAATAAAGTTCTCTCTAGTTCATTTAAATCATTAATTCTATAAAATTTATATAAATCAGAACTGTTTTTCATAGCATTTAAAACTTCTTCAACTACTGACTCTGATTCACCCATACTCATAAAACCTGGGAATCTGTAATTTACCATGTTTCGGGCAACCCTTATTCTAGTGCTTACTACCACATCTTCATCATTACCTGAACTATTCAGCCATTTAGTCAATCCCCTCACCACCAATTTTATCAATTTCTTCTTGAATCTTTTTAATTTCATCTCTCAATAAAGCTGCCTTTTCAAAATCTTCATTTTCAATTGATTCTTCCATTTCAGATCTCAATGTTCCAATTGCTCTTCTTTGAAGGATTCTATTGCTTGCTCTTTTAGGAACTTTTCCATTATGGTTAATATGCCCATGTATACCTTTTAATAAGGACTCCACATCATCTTGAAAAACCTCAAAACAACTAGCACAACCAAACTTCCCATTTTCCATAAACTTTCCATAGGTTAATCCACAATTACAAGAAATATCCTTTACATTTTGCTTTTGTTTGGCATCGATGAAACCTGTAAATATTTTTTGAAATGAAAATGGCATTTCAAAATCGAAATCACTATTTTTTTTAGCACATGACTCACATATATGTTTTTCCTCTACATTTCCATTAATAATCTTAGTA includes the following:
- a CDS encoding UvrB/UvrC motif-containing protein; its protein translation is MLCQVCEKNNATIHFTKIINGNVEEKHICESCAKKNSDFDFEMPFSFQKIFTGFIDAKQKQNVKDISCNCGLTYGKFMENGKFGCASCFEVFQDDVESLLKGIHGHINHNGKVPKRASNRILQRRAIGTLRSEMEESIENEDFEKAALLRDEIKKIQEEIDKIGGEGID
- a CDS encoding protein arginine kinase produces the protein MTKWLNSSGNDEDVVVSTRIRVARNMVNYRFPGFMSMGESESVVEEVLNAMKNSSDLYKFYRINDLNELERTLFVEEHLISPGLTQLTKNSSFLLREDEKATIMINEEDHIRIQVLLSGLDIEEGWKTCSEIDDYLEAKIDYAFHERFGYLTSCPTNVGTGLRASVMVHLPCVAMTGHLNSIIEALRKIGLTVRGLYGEGSKVLGNLFQISNQTTLGEKEEDIIKKLNKVIFQIVSRERSTRKYMMDKKSIELEDKIFRSLGILNYSRIISSEESMTHLSNVKLGCDMGLIKNINSKDIVKLMVEIQPASIQISSHKDMIKEERDMYRAQILRNNLIGLEV